The Magnetococcus sp. PR-3 region GTTTCAGGAGATTTGCCGCCTGCTTTCTTGGTTGCCGCTTGTGCCCGCCAGTTGTAAAGGTTCTTTGAATTGACATCCAGTTGCTCGGCGATCTCCGGCACGGATTGATCCGTGCTGTTTATCAGGTCGACAGCACGATCCTTGAACTCCTGGGTGTACCGTTTCAATTGTCGTTTGCTCATCAAGACACCTCTTCTTATGTGGGAGTCCTATTCTCCCTCAGAAATAGTGTCCAAAAAAGTGTAACCACCTCAACTTTGTTGTACATAACGACCAGAAAATGGCGGCCCTGTTCATTGAATCGTACCGACTTGGTGTTTGGTACTTTGGCGCACGAATAAGAAAAGGTTACGTCAATACCGAGTTCCCACACAGGGCTGTTTCCCACAATTCCACAACCCCGAGGGAATTTGTGGGGTTCTTGTGGGCTATGGAGATATGGAAAACAGCCCACTGGAATTTGGTTGACAGGGGTGCCTCAGAAGAAGTGTATCCACCTCATCAATGAGTGTAGAAGATTTACTGGAAGATATGGAACAGCCAAGGTGTTGATTGTGCTGTGAGGGGAGATGAAAGGGCGGCTCATCAGAGCCGCCCTTTGCCACAGCGGGTGTAAGGAGTGAGGGAGAAGGCACACCCACTGTGATGGGTGGGACGCGTGGCGGGTTAAGCCTGCGCCCCCTTCTTTTTGAGATCTGCAAAGAGATCCCTAAGAAAGAAAGTGCAATGCAAGGGGTTGTCAAAATGTTCCACGGCCAACTCATCTTTGGTGTGATAAGCTCGTGCCGAATGACGTAGAACCATAGAAATCCGCCGGTTAAAGGGTGAGGGTTTGACCAACAGGGTAGCTAACGCCTCAAACAGTCCCTTCACCGCCGCGCTATTGGCCCCTTCTTCCAGTAGCTCCTCCCCGTGCTGAGTCAGTAGGGTGTAGTAGTCCTGCATCTGAGGCTCTTCAACTGTGGTGGGGTCCAACATGATTACAGTCCGTTCTCTTTTTGGAATGCCTTGGCCTCTTTGCACTGGCTTACGAGCGCTTCACTCAGCTCTGGCAGGCGATCAAATTCACTCCAGAGGGTATCTTCCACAATATCGTGGATCTCCCCGGCGGTCTCTGATGCAATACGTTTGAGCTTTGCTAAGCTCTTTTTTAACTCTTTTACTTCATTTGACATGGTATCTCCTTACTGTCTCTATGTGGTGGGGTCTGCCTCCCGCGTAGCCAAGCCAGTGGAGAACTGCTCCAGACTCAGGGCCACCTCACCAGGCATAAGATTCTCCAGATAGTCGGCGTACTTCACCGCTTTGTAGCGGGCCAAAACCGCATCCACATCCATCTCGTCGGTCAAACGTTCCCCATCCAGAAAATCCAACGCATAGGTGGCCATGGCCACCTTCTCATCCCTACCTCGCCAAGGCTTGCCGCCGACCTCCTCAAAGTGACCCTCATCATCCACCTGTAGAATCCAGTAGCAAGGTTCAATACCCAGCGCTTGCGGGGATTGGCCCACCCAGGAGAGTCGTTTAGAGGTTTCCTCATCCACCTGATGCTGACGGCACCACCCTTGGGCCTCTTCCTGCTCGTAGGTAAAGTTCAAGCAGCCAGACATGGAGGTGGTGAAGCGGTGGTAGGCGTTATCTGGGGCGGTGGTCTCCAGGCGTCGCAGATAGCCTACAAAACGTCCATTGCGAAAGCCAATGTGAAAGGAGAGGGGAGGCCCGCTATTGATATCGGGCCGCTCCGATTCTTCTAGAGGGGCTTGTGCAATGGGTATAATGCCCAATCCACTAGGGGTTGTGTTGATCATGGGGTAACCGTCGGCTGCCCTGAAAAGGTCACCAGAACGTCCTCATCTCGGGCGATAAACTGACACGCCAAACGGTATTTGGGGGGGATATCATTGACCTCACACTTCTCAATCTCATCTTTGCTGATTTTACCCAGAGAGAGCAGAATCTCTTTCTCTTTATCGGTCAGGTGCATACCCATGGTGGGTTTGCCAGAGAGCTGTTTTACTTCAATAATGCAGGAGCCACACTCACCATCCTGGCAATCAAAAGGGATCTTGATATCCTCTTTGTGCGCGATGCTCAGCATGGTGCCGTTGTGTCCGGCAATGGCATAGACGGTCTTATCCCGGCTCATGGTGGGGGAACTGAATGTAATGTTAGGCATAACTTACTCCTCTA contains the following coding sequences:
- a CDS encoding transposase, whose amino-acid sequence is MSKRQLKRYTQEFKDRAVDLINSTDQSVPEIAEQLDVNSKNLYNWRAQAATKKAGGKSPET
- a CDS encoding CCE_0567 family metalloprotein, with the protein product MSNEVKELKKSLAKLKRIASETAGEIHDIVEDTLWSEFDRLPELSEALVSQCKEAKAFQKENGL
- a CDS encoding 2Fe-2S iron-sulfur cluster-binding protein; the protein is MPNITFSSPTMSRDKTVYAIAGHNGTMLSIAHKEDIKIPFDCQDGECGSCIIEVKQLSGKPTMGMHLTDKEKEILLSLGKISKDEIEKCEVNDIPPKYRLACQFIARDEDVLVTFSGQPTVTP